A window from Leishmania mexicana MHOM/GT/2001/U1103 complete genome, chromosome 33 encodes these proteins:
- a CDS encoding ABC transporter-like protein, producing the protein MGKARVMSSSTLTGVDVRASRSRSTFLVHGVLRRIPGYAFLLIHLCFLHILWGQLVDQFFNATITFTNTNVTKTDLAKEAFIRVCNRICRSVNQTLLHGLVDVLKTKSGAGATGALAASREILAFLWKSPSSMVLFFGLAFICLNSVLAALRLFTGFLSSLTALCRSRRQLERGGSRKPVPLHITMRYGNGYDSMLRFTLAAVELAWFMSYPVLSSAEFAKSTADKTRGVPGVTEPTYASLRQLQVRHQAIASFQIEASLLLPPQLFESTADAIAAGAFVIIFVKVVLGVVVALDAQRLFHGLVGVRPLFIPNGWERCPVCGALWKRSRKVTNAVHLCPKIFTATPLLSGSSPGATASDTEGEEEEDMRGQVPGTVRSSVGDRRRVGPPTEATHRPGDAFPNPNTVSFASLVTDSWVSPLMNFTLLSPLNTFSPPPLSSITDDGRGHWRALLRVVDRLPRLPRSLRTRDTIDEPAWALWQRRHELAAHGEARWLERSFMAITGPIRRVLLRAFAVFFLPPSARGADTRQDAWGPVRSGSSLFRVFLRHPSGRQFVLVCVPLKLTQDLLSLLAPRVVKSLVAFLKEVSASNVSVRQSYLGRGLLICLSLILVVSLQALFFQLYLTHLYAACLKSASALKTLLLRQALATPLAYAGGGRGGGGKRAPMSPSASEIPHSPTRPSEKNDGKVKDGLSLSTVIPTAEEVTTTPTLSREGVIMSLLTVDVTNCADCLIFLHNVWGHPFVIISSLMSMYTYVGLFSTLATFAALIALIPLNRSSAARVRTAQQQAKNNESRLSDLTAALSSMRTVKSMALEECLVGRVEEARVRESDGTKLVGQAESVAAAQTEVTTLLVALVCCGSYLLTGGVMDAAVLVPTMAALQVMRFPVWTLPHLYSQVSRGYTSMQRIERFLSELEAGENASTAYVEHRLRQQNGEGAAREVQSSVAVAVRAGEVRCDRGTFAWSTQAAVADQIAFDNALSCSSPKGLRAYARSPNAASKEGDRRGEEDAASSSMFSVYSSPRESASRAVVLHGITLNIFPGEFVVVHGPTGCGKSALLLSMLGELYVMPNDSDATSTRSTTAASSETRVSSDSQGFQVGGRVVYCAEVPWLRQGTMRENIRLVSDDVPESPTEREWYNRVLEACALKNDIKALAKGDRTMVGEGGSKLSGGQRARVALARAVYRYSETDVFILDDVLSALDVEVQKHIIANLFHGLLCADAGSSSAEQRRTKTVVLATHAAVNLLMPDRVLHLWPDGTLHEDMTHQAPTEDQVHRQKSAWRNATAAAATKEHRRSIHYQAAGTAAADLSTRQNEFLLPLSTKSKPVAEPSPKQSSAPSVRPPAAGIDSLLPRAADLHRLFIEYIGGGRLLWFFALSVTMQLFRTLMDNWLGVYISLYDKRNAAYETILRSTKSQRARKFMLDMLSLVVLRGDKATPAPPPPPVVPVFTIFGVPVVWRNPFVLDTVVAQFLGTYAFIGFSAALLSMIRTDYFFRSYQRMADALQLHAVRKLFKAPVSYFDRIPSSRLLQILSRDQEVVDRALGESVQLIFLTILQLFGMVCFNAIHFGPFIAVFPISALLFYHLTVRFLSFTKQVRALEGVLQSRSVAVMKDAVNGAITIRAFGAVLQDQLVQEMDEALDAVHIAANAGLTADRWVALRLEFVALALTSALALLSVLTVCLSATTSAGSAAFAGLGIISSMTASRSLSMLCRRFGMFQNQFVSAEQLLRLEEEIPAEETPAAAEGCSDDESSASERCAATEAGTCLLLDVRHLCAKYQPQLPWVLSDICFTLRPGECVGLIGRTGNGKSSLFNALLGLMDVVEGEIRIPGALFSSSPQPKARQLNAIHLPQHELRKNYFQLVSQEPLLLQGTCRTNLLLGLDDDSAASLGASDEPRVTVDAEALDARLSAVLRKVALDELLEPSSTMPLPGQPAVTGGDGEVASSATRDAEESASDSTASPTSTADVATRALDHVVTAGGSNLSAGQRQLLCLARAILHRPHVVLLDEVSSRVDRRTDDLIQRVIKEEMLCRGGEGDGDRSAVKSGVLLIAHRLETIMSLCDSVVVIEKGRCVAHLSKEEVNCLEDLESYL; encoded by the coding sequence ATGGGAAAAGCACGTGTCATGTCAAGCAGCACCTTGACGGGCGTTGACGTCAGAGCATCGCGGAGTCGCTCCACCTTTCTCGTGCATGGGGTACTGCGGCGTATCCCGGGATACGCCTTCCTTCTGATTCACTTGTGCTTTCTTCACATTCTGTGGGGGCAACTGGTGGACCAATTCTTCAACGCGACGATCACTTTCACGAATACCAACGTTACCAAAACGGACCTGGCCAAGGAGGCATTCATTCGTGTATGTAACAGGATTTGTCGGTCGGTAAACCAGACACTGCTGCATGGACTAGTGGATGTTTTGAAGACGAAGAGCGGCGCGGGAGCGACCGGCGCGCTTGCGGCGTCACGAGAAATTCTTGCCTTTTTGTGGAAGTCTCCGTCTAGCATGGTGCTCTTCTTCGGCCTTGCATTCATCTGTCTCAACAGTGTACTCGCTGCATTGCGGCTCTTCACCGGTTTCCTCAGCAGCCTCACAGCGCTATGTCGGAGTCGACGGCAGCTGGAGCGGGGTGGCTCGCGGAAGCCAGTGCCACTGCACATCACTATGCGGTATGGCAACGGGTATGACAGCATGCTTCGTTTCACTCTGGCTGCTGTTGAGCTGGCCTGGTTCATGAGCTACCCTGTGTTGAGCTCGGCAGAATTCGCGAAGAGCACTGCGGACAAGACGCGTGGTGTGCCTGGGGTGACGGAGCCGACGTATGCTTCTCTGCGCCAACTCCAGGTGCGTCACCAAGCCATCGCCAGCTTCCAAATTGAGGcctcgctccttctccctccgcAGCTGTTCGAGTCAACAGccgacgccatcgccgctggcgcgtTTGTGATCATATTCGTGAAGGTGGTACTGGGAGTTGTAGTAGCGCtggatgcgcagcgcctctttCACGGCCTTGTCGGGGTGCGGCCCCTTTTCATACCGAACGGGTGGGAGCGATGTCCCGTATGCGGCGCTCTCTGGAAGCGGTCCCGCAAGGTCACCAACGCGGTCCACCTGTGCCCCAAGATTTTCACTGCCACACCGTTGCTCTCAGGCAGCTCTCCTGGCGCGACAGCATCGGacacggagggggaggaggaggaagacatGCGAGGGCAGGTGCCGGGCACGGTAAGGAGTAGTGTGGGTGACCGCAGGCGCGTTGGCCCCCCAACGGAAGCAACCCATCGCCCCGGCGACGCCTTTCCCAACCCGAACACGGTCTCGTTTGCCTCGTTGGTGACAGACAGCTGGGTCAGCCCTCTCATGAACTTCACTctgctctcccccctcaACACCTTCTCGCCCCCGCCCTTGTCCTCCATCACCGATGACGGACGTGGTCATTGGCGCGCACTGCTGCGTGTAGTGGACCGACTACCGAGACTTCCACGCTCTCTGCGCACGCGAGACACGATCGACGAGCCAGCGTGGGCGCTgtggcagcgccgacacGAGCTTGCTGCTCACGGAGAGGCTAGGTGGTTGGAGCGCAGTTTTATGGCCATCACAGGACCTATCCGCCGCGTCCTGCTGCGTGCCTTCGCAgtcttcttcctccctccctccgcgcGCGGAGCGGACACCCGACAGGACGCATGGGGTCCTGTCCGTAGTGGCTCGTCGCTCTTTCGCGTGTTTCTGCGCCACCCCAGCGGCCGTCAGTTTGTGCTTGTCTGTGTCCCGCTGAAGCTGACCCAAGActtgctgtcgctgctggcccCGCGAGTCGTAAAGTCGCTGGTGGCCTTTCTGAAGGAGGTGAGCGCATCGAACGTCAGCGTACGTCAGAGCTACCTCGGCCGCGGCCTCCTGATTTGCCTGAGTCTCATTCTGGTCGTGTCGCTTCAAGCTCTCTTTTTCCAGCTGTACCTGACCCACCTGTACGCCGCCTGCCTCAAGTCCGCCTCCGCATTGAAgacgttgctgctgcggcaggctCTGGCAACGCCATTGGCGTACGCCGGTGGAGGcaggggcggtggcggcaagaGGGCCCCCATGTCACCCTCGGCATCCGAAATCCCGCATTCCCCCACTCGCCCGAGTGAGAAGAACGACGGGAAAGTAAAAGATGGGCTGTCCTTGTCAACGGTAATACCAACAGCTGAGGAAGTGACCACCACCCCTACGCTGTCACGCGAAGGCGTAATCATGTCACTTCTGACCGTCGACGTCACCAACTGCGCCGACTGCCTCATCTTCTTGCACAACGTGTGGGGTCACCCCTTCGTGATCATATCATCCTTGATGAGTATGTACACATACGTCGGTCTCTTCTCTACGCTCGCTACGTTTGCCGCTCTCATCGCGCTGATTCCCCTGAaccgcagcagtgccgcccgcgtgcgcacagcgcagcagcaagcaaAAAACAACGAGTCTCGTCTCAGCGATCTCACCGCTGCCCTCTCGTCAATGCGCACAGTGAAGTCCATGGCACTGGAGGAGTGCCTCGTTGGGCGAGTGGAGGAAGCCCgcgtgagagagagtgaTGGAACGAAGCTCGTTGGACAAGCAGAgagcgtcgctgcggcgcaaaCGGAAGTGACAACGTTGCTGGTCGCGCTCGTGTGCTGCGGGTCGTACCTTCTCACCGGTGGCGTCATGGACGCGGCGGTTCTGGTgccgacgatggcggcgctgcaggtgatGCGGTTCCCTGTGtggacgctgccgcacctctACTCGCAAGTCTCTCGCGGCTACACCTCGATGCAACGCATCGAGCGCTTTCTCTCCGAGCTCGAAGCCGGCGAGaacgccagcaccgcctACGTGGAGCATCGCCTACGTCAGCAAAACGGCGAGGGTGCGGCGAGAGAAGTTCAGTCATCGGTTGCCGTAGCTGTGAGGGCCGGCGAAGTGCGATGTGACCGTGGCACATTCGCATGGAGCACGCAGGCAGCCGTGGCAGATCAAATCGCATTCGACAACGCcctctcctgcagctcccCGAAAGGGTTGCGCGCCTATGCCCGCTCACCGAACGCTGCGTCCAAGGAAGGTGACAGGCGAGGGGAAGAGGATGCCGCTTCAAGTTCTATGTTCAGCGTGTATAGTAGTCCGCGGGAGAGCGCCTCTCGCGCGGTCGTTCTACACGGCATCACCCTCAACATCTTTCCGGGTGAGTTTGTCGTGGTGCATGGTCCCACAGGGTGTGGGAAAAGCGCCCTGCTACTTTCCATGCTAGGAGAGCTGTACGTCATGCCGAATGACAGTGATGCCACGAGCACGAGaagcacaacagcagcgtcgtcggaGACGAGGGTTTCATCTGATAGTCAGGGATTTCAGGTGGGCGGTCGTGTGGTGTACTGTGCCGAGGTACCATGGTTGCGCCAGGGGACTATGCGAGAGAATATTCGCCTCGTCTCCGACGACGTCCCCGAGAGCCcgacggagagagagtggtACAATCGCGTGCTCGAAGCCTGCGCCCTCAAGAATGACATCAAGGCGTTGGCAAAGGGTGATCGCACCATGGTGGGTGAGGGTGGCTCGAAGTTGTCGGGGGGGCAGCGCGCGAGAGTGGCGCTAGCGCGTGCTGTGTACCGCTACAGCGAGACGGACGTATTCATCCTTGACGATGTCCTCTCCGCACTCGATGTGGAGGTGCAGAAGCACATCATTGCGAACCTGTTCCATGGACTCCTGTGTGCTGACGCAGGATCCTCCTccgccgagcagcgccgcacaaaAACTGTTGTGCTCGCCACACACGCTGCGGTGAACCTGCTGATGCCAGATCGCGTGCTCCATCTGTGGCCGGATGGCACACTGCACGAGGACATGACCCACCAGGCGCCGACGGAGGACCAAGTGCACCGGCAGAAGAGCGCGTGGCGCaacgcgacggcggcggcggcgacaaaAGAGCACCGACGGTCCATTCACTACCAGGCCGCTggcactgcggcggcagatTTGTCGACGCGCCAGAACGAGTTCCTCCTTCCTCTGTCCACAAAGTCGAAGCCGGTGGCAGAACCATCACCCAAGCAGTCATCTGCGCCATCCGTGCGGCCGCCTGCGGCCGGCATCGATTCCCTTCTCCCACGCGCCGCGGATCTGCACCGGCTCTTCATCGAGTACATCGGCGGCGGGCGGCTCTTGTGGTTCTTTGCCCTCAGTGTGACCATGCAGCTTTTCCGGACGCTGATGGATAACTGGCTGGGTGTGTACATTTCTCTCTACGATAAGCGTAATGCAGCCTACGAGACCATTTTGCGCAGTACCAAGTCCCAGCGAGCGCGCAAGTTCATGCTCGACATGCTGTCTCTTGTCGTCCTGCGAGGCGACAAGGCTACGCCggccccaccacccccaccggTGGTCCCCGTCTTCACCATCTTTGGTGTTCCTGTTGTGTGGCGCAACCCTTTTGTGCTGGACACCGTTGTCGCGCAGTTCCTTGGAACGTACGCCTTCATCGgcttcagcgccgcgctgctgtcgatgATCCGCACCGACTACTTTTTCCGCTCGTATCAGCGCATGgccgacgcgctgcagctgcatgCAGTGCGCAAGTTGTTCAAGGCGCCGGTCTCCTACTTCGACCGCATTCCGTCCAGTCGACTGTTGCAGATTCTCAGTCGCGATCAGGAAGTGGTAGATCGCGCCCTTGGTGAATCGGTTCAGCTCATATTTCTGACAATTCTCCAGCTCTTCGGGATGGTGTGCTTCAACGCTATCCACTTCGGCCCTTTCATCGCTGTGTTTCCGATATCCGCGCTTCTCTTCTACCATCTGACAGTTCGCTTTCTATCCTTCACCAAGCAAGTTCGCGCCCTGGAAGGTGTGCTGCAGAGTCGATCAGTTGCCGTCATGAAGGATGCCGTGAACGGGGCGATCACGATTCGAGCCTTCGGTGCGGTGCTACAGGATCAGCTTGTGCAGGAGATGGACGAGGCGCTCGACGCTGTTCACAtcgccgccaacgccggACTTACGGCGGATCGCTGGGTTGCCCTGCGGCTGGAGTTTGTTGCCCTTGCCTTAACTTCAGCGCTCGCACTCCTTTCGGTTCTGACGGTGTGTCTGTCGGCAACGACGTCCGCAGGCAGCGCGGCGTTTGCCGGACTGGGCATCATTTCCAGCATGACCGCGTCGCGCTCCCTGTCGATGCTGTGCCGGCGCTTCGGCATGTTTCAGAACCAGTTCGTCAGCGCTGAGCAGCTTCTGCGCCTCGAGGAAGAGATACCAGCGGAAGAGACACCTGCAGCCGCAGAGGGTTGCAGCGATGATGAGTCCTCGGCGTCggagcgctgcgccgccacggaAGCGGGCACGTGCCTGCTGCTCGATGTACGCCACCTGTGTGCGAAATACCAACCACAACTTCCGTGGGTGCTGTCGGACATCTGTTTCACGCTGCGCCCGGGCGAGTGTGTGGGCCTGATTGGCCGTACAGGCAACGGCAAGTCGTCCCTCTTCAATGCCTTGCTTGGGCTCATGGACGTCGTGGAGGGTGAAATCCGTATTCCTGGCGCGCTGTTTTCTTCCTCACCACAGCCAAAGGCACGACAACTCAACGCGATCCACCTCCCGCAGCATGAGCTTCGCAAGAACTACTTCCAGCTGGTCTCCCAGGAACCGCTTCTCCTGCAAGGCACATGTCGCACcaacctcctcctcggcctcgaTGACGACAGTGCTGCGTCTCTGGGGGCATCTGATGAGCCCCGGGTCACAGTTGACGCGGAGGCCCTAGACGCGCGCCTGAGCGCGGTTCTGCGGAAGGTGGCCCTAGATGAACTTCTCGAGCCGTCGTCCACCATGCCACTCCCGGGACAGCCGGCCGTAactggcggcgatggtgagGTTGCGTCATCAGCAACCCGCGACGCAGAGGAGTCCGCCTCTGACTCTACCGCATCCCCAACCTCTACCGCCGACGTCGCCACCCGCGCGCTGGACCACGTCGTCACCGCTGGTGGATCAAACCTTTCCGCCGGACAACGCCAACTGTTGTGCCTCGCCCGCGCCATCCTGCACCGACCACACGTGGTTTTACTGGACGAAGTTAGCTCACGGGTGGACCGACGCACGGATGACCTGATCCAGCGAGTCATCAAAGAAGAGATGCTATGCCGCGGTGGTgagggcgacggcgacagaaGTGCCGTGAAAAGCGGCGTCCTTCTCATTGCCCATCGCCTGGAGACTATCATGTCCCTGTGCGATAGCGTCGTCGTCATAGAGAAGGGCAGGTGTGTCGCGCACTTGTCAAAAGAGGAGGTCAACTGTTTGGAGGACTTGGAGTCATACCTCTGA